In Corvus moneduloides isolate bCorMon1 chromosome 6, bCorMon1.pri, whole genome shotgun sequence, the sequence GGGGGtgcggcggccccggcagcgccggggctgggggagctccGCGTccccgcgggggctgcgggcggggccgggccgggagcgccGGCGCTCCGGTTGCGCCAGGGGGCGCCCCACAGGGCGGGCGGCGCTGAGGGAGCGGCGGCCTCGGGGGGTGCCGGGGCCGGCACGGGCGGTCCCCGCGGCCCGCCCGCTTCCAGGCGCGATCCAGCGGCTGCTGCGGGGAAGCGCCGCCCTCCCGGCGGGCCCGGCACCAGCAcggccccggctccccgcggccGCAGCGGGAGCGTAGCCGGAGCTCCGGCGGGACCCCGGCCCCGCGCTGGCCGCAGCCggagcggcagcgccgggctcgGCCCCAGCGCCAATCCCGGAGCGGCTCTTGCCAGCCGCGGCGATCCCGATCCCTAATGCCATCCCCAATCCCACCTCAGTTCTCCGGCCCCGGCAGCCGCACCCCGCCCGCCGAGGAACAAGCGGCTCGGCCCGGGACCCCCAGCAGACACCGACAGGACCCAGCCCCGAATCCCCGGGCCCGGGTCCCGTTCCCACCTCAGCGCCTCGGGCTCGGCGCAGCGCCGGGAGCAGCCCCCGGTGCCGGGCTCCGCACAGCGCCCCGAACGACGGTCCCGCCGCAGCCCGGGATGAGCAGGATGAGCGTTCACCGCACAAAGCGGAGCGGCCGCGGATCCGCCGGCATTTacgggcgcgggcggggcggggcggggccggcacAGGTGTGGAGGGCGGGGTCCGCACAGGTGCGCGGGGCCCCAGCgcggctgcgcggggcggggccgaggggaTTTAAGCCTCGGGAATCGGCCCCGCCGCCATTTGCTCCCTCGGCGCTCGGTGGGAGAGGCTGTGGCCGGGCCGGGCTCTATatctctctgtatttcttttcctttatatttgTCTTTACTTCTCTTCTCCTAACCCTCTCCGTTcttccccctctgcctcccctcccccaccccctaCACCCCCCCCCCTACccccccccctctcccccctagccctcccctccctcccccccggCCCggtcccccccatcccccctccctgtccccctacacaccccagccctgccctacCCCTCCaccctctctccccttctccgCCGTTCCTTCCCCCCCATCCCGGGTCCCCCCTGCCCCCTCACtctgctcccctttccctcccaaTTCCCCCACCTGCCCTCaatcctccccctccctcccccacctttcctttcccctctacctccccctgttcctgttccctctttccccttctGTACTTTGACCCCCCCCACCTGTGCTCCGTCCTCGTCCTCCCCCCCGTCCTttcctgtccccccaccccacctctccctgcacaccccgaACCCCCCACCTGCGCTCCTTCTTTGaccccctctgctcccttcttCCCGTCCTCTGTCCCGTCTTTCccccgcagccgcggggctcggggcgccGGAGAATAAAGCCCAGAGGGCCGGAGCCCGGCGCCCCTGCCCTCGCTGGAGCCCCACACGGGCCGGGCCCGCTCGGCGGGTCCCCCGTGCAGTACAAAAACAGCGCCGGGGCTCCGGCTTTCCACACATCACACTGGGgatcccctcctcaggagggggtcccggggaggggggtgggTTTCGGGGAGGGAGATGGGTTGGGGTAGGGTGggccccctcctcaggagggggtcccgggggggtgGTGGGTTGGGGTGGGccccctcctccggaggggGTTCcgggggggtgggtggggtgggccccctccggaggagggggtcccgggagggggtcagggtgggccccctccggaggagggggtccgggggagggggtggggcgGAGGGGGGACTTTCCCCCCCTCCAGTcccggaccccctcctccggacgGGGCTCGCCCGGGGCCCcggggggagggtggggggggcCAGACGGGAGGGGCTGTTGGTTTGGCCTGTGATTTCTATGTCTGTTCATGGTGCAGAGTGACGTGaccccctctgcttccccccccccccccccccccccctccctccctccgggGCCCCggtccggaggagggggtcccggggagggggccggggcgAGCCCcgtccggaggagggggtccgggAGAGGGGGCGGGGACTGGAGGGGGGGAAAGTCCCCCCTCcgccccaccccctcccccggaccccctcctccggagggggcccaccctgaccccctcccgggaccccctcctccggagggggcccaccccacccacccccccggaccccctcctcaggagggggcCCACCCTACCCCAACCCACCTCCCTCCCTGAAACCCACcaccccccccgggaccccctcctgaggagggggccCACCCTACCCCAACCCACCTCCCTTCCCGAAcccacccccctccccgggaccccctcctgaggaggggatcCCCAGTGTGATGTGTGGAAAGCCGGAGCCCCGGCGCTGTTTTTGTACTGCACGAGGGACCCGCCGAGCGGGCCCGGCCCGTGTGGGGCTCCAGCGAGGGCAGGGGCGCCGGGCTCCGGCCCTCTGGGCTTTATTCTCCggcgccccgagccccgcggctgcgggggaaagagggaaagggggacagtcagggagggatgagggggGATAGGGAGAGGAGTCGGGGTGGGTTGGGGAGAACGAGAACGAGGGGGGAAAGGATGATGgacagaggagaggcagagggagaagagaggggAGTCGGGTTGGGGAGCGGGGTAcggagaggggagaaaggaggggtcgaggagaaaggaggggtgggggggtcGGGGATGcgcaggggagcagggagagagagtggggaaggctggggagagggcaggaggggggctgggagagagagacagggagggtgtggggagagagaaagagacgGGGGGGGTAGGAAAGAGGTGATAAgcgggggaagaaggaggaggagaagggcaggagaaagagggggaggaaagaggGGGAGCGGGGGCCTCTCCCGGGCCACGCCGggggagcccggcccggccgcagCCTCCCCGAGCTCTGAGGGAGCAAATGGCGGCGGGGGCGATTTCGGGGGCTTAAATCacctcggccccgccccgcgcagccgcCCTGGGACCCCGCGCACCTGTGCGGACCCCGCCCCGCGCACCTgagccgggcccggccccgcccctgaagccgcccccggccccgcccggccccgcccgggaCCGCCccagagccccggccccgcccggccccggggcccgccctgcccggcacGGGGGCGGCTCCATCGCTCGGGGCCCCGCCCCTCTCTCCCGGGCCGGACCCGCCCCGCGCACCGGGGCCGCaccggggccgctcccgggaCCGGGGCTCCGGCTCCTGCCGGCGGCCGCTGCGGGTCCCGGGCGGGGCCGCCTCTCCCCCGGCGGGATCGGGGCTGGGATCGGCACCGGGAGGAGCCGCTCCGGGACGGGCGCTGGGGCcgagcccggcgctgccgctccTGCTCCGGCCGGCTCtccgcggggagccggggctgtgccggcgcccgggcagccccgggaTCCCGAGCCGGGCCCGacgcgccgggccgggctccgctcccagccctgagcccctcccGGAGCCCGCCTTGGGCCCCACGACACGGCCCCGGGCTCTGCCGCCAGCCCCGGACGCGGCGCTGAGTCGCTGCTCCCGAGCTCTGCGTGGGGCCGGCGAGCCCGGCTTCGGGCTGTGCCTGAGGCAGGACTCGGAGCCCAGAGACACAGACTCGCCCTGGCCCCAAGAGCCCGCTTTGAGCATCAAAACACGGCACTTGGGCTTTAATTCAGGGCCAGCAAAACGCAGCACTTCCGTTTCTCTTTGAGCCCGAACACACAGGACTCGCTCTCTTCCTCAAGCCCTGAGAACAGGATTTAGTCACTGTTTCTGAGTCCCAGCTCTGGCCATACCAGCCTGCTCTCAGGACTCCACAGTGCAGGATTTAGTCTCTGCTTTTAAGCTCTGTGCCTGCTTTTGAGCCCCCGAAACGCAGCACTGGGTCTCTTTTTGTGAGCCCAAAACCGCTCCGGTCCCTCGGGTTCGGAGCCCCCAGAAGTGCCCGGGGCCATGGCTGGACCCCAGCTGGGCACCAGCAGCCGCTCCCTCACCCCccgtgggatggggaagagacCAGAGACAAAATTCCAGCtcagaacagtttaataatggAAACCAAGACAAATGCAATCATTTGAGAGTAATGACAACACATAGTGACAGTGAGAGCAACAAGAGCAGTGGTAACAATAATGAACAGGAGACAGAGAAAATCCCCTCCACACTCCCCCCTTTAACATTATAAATCCGAAATTTAATCCAGAGCAACACAAACTCCCACTGTAGGGCATTTCCATATTCCTGTTCCTTTCTCTGGGTTCTGTCCTGGGGATTTGTGGACTGAGGGAGGCACTGGCCGCTCCTCTGGCCAAGGGGAAGGCTCCTGTGCTATTGCCATGAAGAGAGCACCTGGAATTACTGCCCTGCGAGCCCAGTCCGGTCCTTCCAGTGACTGGGGGGCACCCAGAGGGTCTTTACACGAAATGAAAATGAGACCCCGGCCCAATGCACTGACAGCAGGATTGGACACTCCTGGCCAAGGTGACCAGTCCGTGGGAGTCGCACCGGTGACCATCCAGGGGGGATTTTAACTTGGAGACTTGCAGATTTCAGCGTGCAGAAGCTCCAATTCTTTTTGGCACCTCTTGTTTAAATGTCTCCCCACTGGAAGAGGTCAATTAGTCTTTTTACTGGCCTgactgccagaggcagggaaaaacaATCAGCGTTCCCTGAACGCCTCCAGCACTTCCATGTCCACCTGCAAGGAGTGGCCGATGGGCAGGAGCCTGCCCAGAACAGGCTCAGAGATGGGGCTTTCACACAAACCCATTCCATCATTCCATGATCTCTGCCTGTATTGATGTTGCACTGTTCCCTCTCAAATTTAAATTCCCAAATTTAGATGATTTATTCAAGGaatcatttttaaattattcaggaataaaaagggaAGCATCAAACATACAAGAATCATTCCTACACCCACCAAACCATTCTTAACTGGAAGCCTATTCCCACATCTCtgtccttgttttgctttcctggaaaacctTGTGATCCCAGAGTCTCTCAGAGCGATGTACTGGCATTACTGGAAGGTTTGCTCTGTCAGAGAGCCTGGGGGGTTTACAGcacttgttcctctgcatctttaTCCTTTCATCAGCTTTCCCCTGGAACGGTGCTGTGGGAGAAGCTTGGAATTACTAGAAATGGATCAGgttcacattttttccccaccagttttcaactgttttgaaatgtgCCCAggaacactgctgtgaaaggatCAATCAGAACAtcctgaaagagaaaaccacctccagcagcagccagaatgatcccatttctgttcttacctggtcctgccagagctcccaacaGCCATTCCCATTCCGAAACAAGAGCTATGGAAGGCATTCCTGCTGTCCATGAGGGTGAGGAGGCAGTTCTGGATGTTCTTTGCTGTGGAACCAGACAACAAACAGAGTGTAAATGATCTTGgtgtggtcccttccaagccaaaccaccCCGTGATTCCATGCGTGGATCAGCACCTGTCCCAACTCCATTCCAGAAACCTCCTCCCACTAACCcagaactttcctttttctgctcaacatcagggatttgctgccgagagccccgggcaggggacgcctcagcattccctgggacgcttcagcattccctgggacgcctcagcattccctggggtgcctcagcattccctgggacgcctcagcattccctggggtgcctcagcattccctgggacgcctcagcattccctggggTGCCTCAGCCTTCCCCGGGCTGCCTCAGCATTCCCCGGGCTgcctcagcattccctgggacgcctcagcattccctgggaccgcagcattccctgcgctgcctcagccttccctgggacgcctcagcattccctggggtgcctcagcattccctggggtgcctcagccttccctgggaccgcagcattccctgcgctgcctcagccttccctgggacacctcagcattccctgggctgcctcagcattccctgggacacctcagcattccctgggctGCCTCAGCATTCCCTGCGCTGCCTCAGCACTCCCCCTGCGCTGCTGTTCCACGCCGATCCCGCGGTCCAGCGCCTGTGCGGGCTGCAGTGCCGGGCTCTCCCCACAAggcggcagcaccgggagcgAGCAGCCCCGGCCGGTCCCGCTGGCTCGGGGCAGCTGCGCCTTGAACCCGCCCTGAGCCGGCGGGGCCGTGAACACAGCGAGCACAAACCCCACTGCAGATTAACCCAGATTTTACcccaaaatgttcattttgtCCCCTACAGAATCCGCCCCGGAGCGACGCCTTGGGCCCCGCACGGCCGAGGCAGCTCCGATGCCCCGTGCCCGCAGCTCCCGCTGTGCCGGGACAGCGATCCGTGCCAGGacacccatccctgtgccagggcacccatccctgtgccaaagacccatccctgtgcctggacacccatccctgtgccgggacacccatccctgggccgGAATACCGatcccccgcggcccccacCGTTCGCTCGGGGCTGTCCCCGTTCCCGACTCACCTCCGAGCCCGGAGCAGCCGCCCCggtgcccccggcccggccgcgctgctCCCCGGGCTCCCCGCCATTACCGCTCCCGGCGAGGAAGGGCGGAAGTCACCGGGACCGCACCAATGTGGCGATCGGGTCAGTGGCTATTCGACCTTCTCAAGATGGCGGCACGGAACGACCCCGATCCATCTATTCGGCTGCCTGAATGCTCCCGCCTGCCCCAGGCGCCGGCTGACCCCACAGTCGGTGTCCGCAAAGCGGGAAACGCCACAGAAAATTGTGCTGAAAGCGCTGGGTCTGCGTCGGCGTCGCGTTCAGGCAGCCGAATAGACGGACCAGAAGGCCTTTAAGGCGCCATCTTGGGAAGGTCAAAAAAGCAGCGTAAGGAGCGCCATCTTTGGTGTGGCAAACATGTGACTTCCGCCCGCCGTCCCCATCTTGGGTGCGGGCAGAAGCCACTTCCGGTTGGGCCGCCATTTTTAGTATGGTACACGTAAGGCCCCCCCGCCTCACACCGGCGTCTGTCTATTCGGCTGCCTGAATCCGGCCCCGACTCCGACGCCGGCCCCGCGCTTTCCCCACGATTTTCCGCACCGCTTCCCGGAGCGAGGACACGGCTGGTGGGGTCAGCGGCGCCGGAGGCGGGCGACTGCTCCGCAACCGGCAGCAGGCATCGGCAGGGACGCCTCTCAAAGGGTCCTAGCGCGTCCGCCATCTTGAGTGTGGCGGAACTGGCACCCGCGCTCTGCAAGGTCCTGGCAGCTGCTAAAAAAGCGTCACTTATGCCATCCCGAAAGCGCCCAACTGCGCCTCCCTTTCCGAGCAGCCCTCTCGAGAGTGGCACATGGGCATCTCTATTCTGACCGTGCTCGCCCAGTGCTCCCCGCCCCGTGTCGTGCAGGGACCGCGCCTCTGCTGCCCGGCAAaaccggccccgccgggccgccccccgccctgTCATTCCTCGCGGTCGCCGCCCCGCACGGCGCCCACTCCTCTTCACCGCTCTGGCCCCGCTCACGCACGGCCGTGTCCCTCGGCGCTCCGAACCGCCCTTCGCCCCTCCCCTCCGCTGACAGACCCAGCCCCGCTCGCTCCCGCTCCTTGCCCTTGCCACGCTCGGCAGCCACCGAGGCCGCCGCCCTCTCGCCTCAGCCGGCaccgggcggcagcagcgccgcccagctcagcccgggggcagggacagcagagggaaaagccggCTCTGggcgctctgcagctcctgcagcccgaGCGTCTCGGCTCCTGGGGCCAGGCActtgctgctttccttcctggAGAAAAACGCCGGCTCGTTATTCTCAAAACCTGCTGATCTCTATTCCCAGCTTCTTATATTGCTGTATATGTTAGGGTAGATAGAGAGGctgtatttgaaaattaatctATACATAAATTAGAATTAGGCATCAATATACCTAAAAGGGAAAACTAGGTTTTAGTATTCTACACACTCCCCCCTCCCAGTGGATTTTCTGGCAGTTTTGGGTCCCTCTGGGGGAGGGCACCCAGCATGACCCCCCTCATTCCCATTCTCATCCCTTTCCTCAGCTCCACGTGCATTTGTGCCTCCTCTGAAGGGCTGAAAAGGAATTTGGGAACCCCCTTCCgtttctttggttttcagcttcttctctgAGGCGGCCCAAAAGGCAAAAtggataaaaaaccccagaactgtacaaaatcccagcccctcccaagatgcagctcctcacaccaaACCTTGGGAGAATCCCTGGTGCTTCCAACACCGCTGcaatcccacctggagctgagctTACAGGGTGCTCTGCCTAATCCACATGCAAGCCTGGATAGCCCAAAGCctgcaggaaaagaggaggcaaagtgaaggggagaggggggggggaaaccGGAGTTTTGGGTTTTCCTCTGGCCACAACAGGATTGAAGGTCAGGATGGAGAGGTTTCACGGAAAAGAAGTACCAAAGGCTGCTTCATTGCCAGCAATTAGCGCTGCTCAGGTTGAATCCAAGAGTACAAATCCACCAGGATCAAACAGGAGCAGCCGACAGGATGGGTTATGACACAGATTTGTGAAGCTGgagccttctttcttctccagggCCTCACTATCAGGAATTACACCCCCGGATTTGTTCCTTTCCAAGTGTCACCTCTTCCCAACACAGCACTGGGCATCCAAGGAATAGAGAAATTGATGTGCTGACCACTGTTTACTCCTCTGGAATGTCAGAGCTTGGGAAAATGGGCAGCTGGAGCTTTTCCTGGTGCTACCCATGAGGTGTATTTTACCTAAGAGCCCCTGCCCATGCCTTTGCCTGTATCCACCAAAAATCCACCTGTtcattccccagctgctgcctccctcttttcctttatcCCACAGAATTTTAACAGGTGAATCTTCCCCTCTGCAAGAGCACCTTTCATTCCAAACCTAAGAACAAACAAATCATTCCCTTGGACCTTCCTTATTAGAATCCCACTGAGAGCAGTGGATGCAAAATGATCCTCTGCTGGCCCCTGCTGcattcctggagcagggattctttccctcttcccccccccgCGGTGactgccctgccctgtccccttTTCGGGCTTTGTTCCACAGCTTTTGTTTCCACCTCTTGCATCCTTTCCctcactccaggagctcccagcagtTCCAcaccctcttttctcccatcctGATCATTTCTCCAAGAACAGAGCTGTGCATTTcaattcccttctcttttctccgACAATTCCCACCAATCCAGACCTAAAGCTGACACAAGGAACACTCAGTGCCCACAAATGCAAATCCAGACCTGGCCATGCCTAAACCAGCAACTCTGAACACACAATCCTGGACCATCTGCATTAATTCAAAGCTAACATTTAGGACACAGTTCAGGCTGCAGCACAAAGTCAGTGCAGGCAAATGCTCCACAGGAACAGTGGGATTTCCTGTTCTTCCTGCAGTGGCATTTATGGCTGAGCCGTTCAGAACAAGGCCTGAGCACACAGGACTGGAGAATAAACACCCAGCAACAACCCCTGTGCTCGGCAGGGGCCTGGGGCATCCCAGTCCAGGCTAttggcttcttttccttttcttcactgcAATTAACCTGTAACAGGGACTTCTGAATCCATCCAGGTAAGGAGACATTTCCTGAAACAGATCCTCCATAGAAACAGGAACAGAGAAGCTCACTGCCACATTCAGAAACccttcagcaaagcacttgCAAAAGCAAAGGTGCTGAGGGattcccaggagcagcagggaaccCAAGTGAAGGGGGGAAACCGGCCCACGGCAAACAGCTGCCACTGCTTCGCACTCCAGTCGCTCTGCAAGCGcagcttccctggaatttcaccCTCAGCATCTCTTCCAAGCTCCACAGGGGAACAAGCAGGTACTCCAACATCTCCTTCCTTTGTACTTTGAGCAGCACAGACCCCCCGGGAGGAACTGGAATCCAAAGGCAGATCTAAACATGGGACTCCCACTTGCCACTCTCTCTACCTTTTCTCC encodes:
- the LOC116445393 gene encoding uncharacterized protein LOC116445393 isoform X3; protein product: MDAGQALGCGPGCGQSGWAVSAWRIQGWTKRLLSSSLQWEGFGGEKSPASLGQDLSQSLLGPGSEREAANGAGEFLGALWQRTSRTASSPSWTAGMPSIALVSEWEWLLGALAGPAPFQGKADERIKMQRNKCCKPPRLSDRANLPVMPVHRSERLWDHKVFQESKTRTEMWE